A portion of the Hoplias malabaricus isolate fHopMal1 chromosome 1, fHopMal1.hap1, whole genome shotgun sequence genome contains these proteins:
- the crot gene encoding peroxisomal carnitine O-octanoyltransferase has product MDSQIFESAAERTFQFQQILPPLPVPSLEETLRKYLDAVKPFASEAEFHNTAAIVKRFQEDVGQHLHQKLLQRAKSRRNWLEDWWLDSAYLELRMASQLNVNFGGPGPYLEHCWPPREGTQLERASVITWQTLQYWDLIRTEKLSVHKAGNVPLDMDQFRMIFCTCKVPGITKDSIFNYFKTESEGPCPSHLVVMCRGRVFTFDALCDGRILTPPELLRHLTYIKESCEGEPEGDGVAALTSEERTRWAKTRQHLISIDPVNETILETIQTSLFVISLDDAKPYSTPDDYTSMTLLALTGDPTIRWGDKSYNQICFADGTFASNCDHAPYDAMVLVSLCYYIDQQLKTCGGKWKGSDVVCDLPTPEELVFTVDDRIKKDIALAKVQYKKTTQDLQLVSYAFNSFGKTAIKKRKLHPDTFVQLGMQLAYYRLHGKPGSCYETATTRRFYHGRTETMRPCTVEAQQWCQIMLNRSASVEKKREALLAAFNKHNKLMDEAQKGKGFDRHLLGLYLIAKEEGLPVPELYSDPLYAKSGGGGNFVLSSSLVGYTTILGAVAPMVHHGYGFFYRIRDDRIVASCTAWKSCPETNAETFFYSLCTSFHDMIQVTTMSQL; this is encoded by the exons ATGGATAGTCAAATATTCGAGTCCGCTGCCGAGCGCACTTTCCAGTTCCAGCAGATTCTCCCTCCGCTCCCCGTGCCTtcgctggaggaaaccctccgTAAATACTTGGACGCAG TGAAGCCTTTTGCCTCGGAGGCTGAGTTTCACAACACAGCAGCCATCGTGAAGCGTTTCCAGGAGGACGTTGGACAACATCTTCATCAGAAACTTCTACAACGAGCCAAGAGCAGACGTAACTGG CTGGAGGACTGGTGGCTAGACTCTGCGTATCTGGAGCTCCGCATGGCATCACAGCTCAATGTGAATTTTGGGGGTCCAGGGCCCTACTTGGAGCACTGCTGGCCCCCACGTGAAGGAACGCAGCTGGAGAGAGCCAGTGTGATTACATGGCAAACTCTCCAGTACTGGGATCTCATCCGCAC GGAGAAGTTGTCTGTCCATAAAGCAGGAAATGTGCCCTTGGATATGGACCAGTTCCGCATGATCTTCTGCACCTGTAAAGTGCCTGGAATTACTAAGGATAGCATCTTCAATTATTTCAAAACAG AGAGTGAGGGTCCTTGTCCCTCTCATTTGGTGGTGATGTGTCGTGGGAGAGTTTTCACATTTGATGCTCTCTGTGATGGACGCATCCTCACTCCTCCTGAATTGTTGAGGCAT TTGACCTACATTAAAGAGAGCTGTGAAGGCGAGCCAGAAGGCGATGGAGTGGCCGCTCTGACCAGTGAGGAAAGGACTCGCTGGGCCAAG ACCAGACAACATCTAATCTCAATTGATCCTGTAAATGAGACCATATTGGAGACCATTCAGACCTCATTGTTTGTTATATCACTGGATGATGCCAAACCCTATTCAACTCCGGATGACTACACATCG ATGACCCTCTTGGCTCTAACTGGTGACCCTACAATCCGATGGGGAGATAAATCCTACAACCAGATCTGCTTTGCTGATGGAACGTTTGCCTCAAACTGTGAT CATGCCCCCTACGATGCTATGGTCTTGGTGTCTCTCTGTTACTATATTGACCAACAACTGAAGACATGTGGTGGAAAATGGAAG GGTTCTGATGTGGTGTGTGATCTCCCTACACCAGAAGAACTGGTATTTACTGTGGACGACAGAATCAAGAAAGACATAGCACTCGCTAAAGTGCAGTATAAAAAAact ACTCAGGATCTCCAGCTTGTCTCCTATGCCTTCAATTCCTTTGGAAAAACAGCGATCAAAAAGAGGAAACTTCACCCAGACACATTTGTGCAGCTGGGCATGCAGTTAGCCTACTACAGACTGCACGGAAA GCCTGGTAGCTGCTATGAGACGGCCACCACACGGCGTTTCTATCACGGTCGTACAGAGACCATGAGGCCATGCACGGTGGAAGCCCAACAGTGGTGCCAAATCATGCTCAATCGCTCAGCAAGT GttgaaaagaagagagaagccCTTCTTGCTGCCttcaacaaacacaacaaattgATGGATGAGGCACAGAAAGGAAAAG GATTTGATAGACACCTCTTGGGTCTGTACTTGATAGCCAAGGAGGAGGGGCTTCCAGTTCCAGAGCTTTACTCTGACCCTCTCTATGCCAAgag TGGAGGAGGAGGCAACTTTGTCCTTTCTTCCAGCCTTGTGGGTTACACGACTATTTTGGGTGCGGTGGCTCCCATGGTGCACCATGGCTATGGCTTCTTCTACCGTATCCGTGATGACAG GATTGTTGCTTCCTGTACGGCTTGGAAATCCTGCCCAGAGACGAATGCCGAGACATTTTTTTACAGCTTGTGCACCTCTTTCCATGACATGATACAGGTCACTACCATGTCCCAGCTGTAG
- the acbd7 gene encoding acyl-CoA-binding domain-containing protein 7 yields the protein MTLQKEFEQHAEDVKKVKTRPSDQELLDLYGLYKQATVGDINIDKPGMVDLKGKAKWEAWNSRKGMSKDDAMTAYIALAKEAIDKYGM from the exons AAGGAGTTTGAGCAGCACGCAGAGGATGTAAAGAAAGTGAAGACCAGGCCGTCTGACCAGGAGCTGCTGGACCTCTATGGCCTCTACAAACAGGCTActgttggtgatattaacatAG ATAAACCTGGAATGGTGGATTTGAAGGGAAAAGCCAAGTGGGAAGCATGGAATTCCAGGAAAG GCATGTCCAAAGACGATGCCATGACTGCCTACATTGCCttggcgaaggaagccattgaTAAATACGGCATGTGA